In Bacteroidales bacterium, the following are encoded in one genomic region:
- a CDS encoding rhomboid family intramembrane serine protease has translation MGFRVLPPVVKNLLIINGLFFLATIGLEKAFGIDLIDIFGLRYFAAEKFAPYQFITYMFMHGGFTHILFNMFALWMFGNTLENYWGPKRFLIYYLITGIGAALVHYVTIYFTLQPDLQLINAFLSDPGTQSLNNLIANHRFAINQYSGEIWLAFSSFQNDVQQVGSSQENYAALQRSIEFVADYKTYFLNLPNVVGASGAVFGILLAFGMIFPNVIIYLYLAIPIKAKYFVLLYGLLELYLGFSRTSSNVAHFAHLGGMIFGYLLIMYWRYKDKPKFF, from the coding sequence ATGGGCTTCAGGGTTTTACCACCCGTAGTAAAGAATTTATTAATCATTAACGGGCTTTTTTTTCTTGCCACCATTGGCCTGGAAAAGGCTTTTGGCATTGACCTGATTGATATCTTTGGCCTACGGTATTTTGCAGCCGAAAAGTTTGCCCCTTACCAGTTCATCACTTACATGTTCATGCATGGTGGCTTTACCCACATCCTGTTCAATATGTTTGCGTTGTGGATGTTCGGCAATACGCTCGAAAACTATTGGGGCCCGAAAAGATTTCTGATCTATTACCTGATTACCGGAATTGGCGCCGCCCTGGTTCATTATGTAACCATTTATTTCACCCTGCAACCCGACCTGCAGTTGATCAACGCTTTTCTATCCGATCCGGGAACACAGTCGCTTAACAACCTGATTGCCAACCACCGCTTTGCCATCAATCAGTATTCAGGTGAAATCTGGCTGGCATTCTCATCGTTCCAGAACGATGTACAGCAAGTTGGTAGCAGCCAGGAAAATTATGCTGCCTTGCAGCGTTCCATTGAGTTTGTGGCCGATTACAAAACATATTTTCTGAACCTTCCCAACGTGGTGGGCGCTTCCGGCGCTGTGTTCGGAATCTTACTCGCGTTTGGAATGATTTTCCCCAATGTGATCATCTACCTATACCTGGCCATACCTATTAAGGCAAAATATTTTGTATTGCTTTATGGATTGCTTGAGCTTTACCTTGGCTTTTCGCGAACCTCAAGCAATGTGGCGCATTTTGCCCACCTTGGTGGAATGATTTTTGGATACTTACTTATCATGTATTGGCGTTATAAAGACAAGCCCAAGTTTTTCTAA
- a CDS encoding twin-arginine translocase TatA/TatE family subunit — translation MDFGFVTLFFNISGGEIFVILLIVFIVFGPSKIPEVARSLGRMMNEVKKASSDISREFRNETSVIERDLKKTTDSLKKDLDPIHDDPLEPRHRKNVEAASTEIPDVYLKNDTPDAGVIEKGNENEEKTEKPIQ, via the coding sequence ATGGACTTTGGGTTCGTAACACTATTCTTTAACATAAGCGGTGGCGAAATATTCGTAATCCTGCTGATAGTTTTCATAGTGTTCGGGCCAAGCAAAATACCAGAAGTTGCACGCTCACTGGGTCGTATGATGAATGAAGTGAAAAAGGCTTCAAGCGACATTTCAAGAGAGTTCAGGAATGAAACTTCAGTGATTGAAAGGGATCTGAAAAAAACAACCGATAGTTTAAAAAAGGACTTGGATCCCATTCATGACGATCCTTTAGAACCCCGTCATAGGAAAAATGTGGAAGCTGCATCAACTGAGATTCCGGATGTCTATCTTAAGAATGATACACCTGATGCAGGAGTGATTGAAAAAGGCAATGAGAATGAGGAAAAAACAGAAAAACCCATACAATAA
- the mutL gene encoding DNA mismatch repair endonuclease MutL, translated as MPDIIKLLPESVANQIAAGEVIQRPASAVKELLENAIDAGATEIKLYIKDSGRALIQIVDNGCGMSLTDARLAFERHATSKIREAADLFAIRSLGFRGEALASIASVAQVQLKSRRQDDDLGTLVEIEGAAFKNQSPIACPTGTSIAVKNLFFNVPARRNFLKSNNAEFRHIIEEFQRVALVYNEIGFSLYNSDKPMFVLQRASLKQRIVALMGNHFSNRLIPLTETTPEVEIRGLLGKPEFSRKTRGEQFFFVNKRFIRNPYLHHAVDTAYKELIPDDSHPVYFIYLEVDPTTIDINIHPTKTEVNFQHNQVIYATLKAAVKKALGKFSLAPALDFDREQSINIPTMPPDYIPRQPQIKLDPDYSPFRQGNATQQQPSRKPVDEHWQQLYKIEQPSQSALLLRTEQDLTETGQEEAALVPENSQLMQVNGRYILARVRSGLMIIDQHYAHQRILYDKLMESLSGNNPGSQQNMFPQTVNFIPANADILREIYPQLRMLGFVIEPLGISTFVVSGMPADMDNNNPGELLEKIIDNYKRNLVDLKSDKKTSLARSMARQLAIKPGKALGNEEMFNIVNELFASKAPETAPDGSPTLRILTIAEIGKLFRE; from the coding sequence ATGCCCGACATCATCAAGCTTCTTCCTGAATCAGTTGCGAACCAGATTGCTGCCGGCGAGGTTATACAGCGCCCGGCTTCTGCCGTGAAGGAGTTGCTGGAAAACGCCATTGATGCCGGCGCAACCGAGATCAAGCTGTATATAAAGGATTCAGGGCGCGCGCTCATACAAATTGTTGACAATGGCTGCGGAATGTCACTTACCGATGCCCGTTTGGCGTTCGAACGACATGCCACTTCCAAGATTCGTGAAGCCGCCGACCTTTTTGCGATCCGCTCGCTTGGCTTTCGTGGCGAAGCGCTTGCCTCCATTGCCTCGGTGGCACAGGTTCAGCTTAAATCGCGGAGGCAGGACGATGACCTGGGAACCCTGGTGGAAATTGAAGGCGCTGCTTTTAAGAACCAATCTCCGATAGCTTGTCCAACCGGAACTTCCATTGCGGTAAAAAACCTGTTTTTCAATGTGCCCGCCCGCCGCAATTTCCTGAAATCCAATAACGCCGAATTCCGGCATATCATCGAAGAGTTTCAGCGGGTGGCATTGGTTTACAATGAAATTGGGTTCTCATTGTATAACAGTGATAAGCCCATGTTCGTGCTGCAGCGGGCCAGCCTGAAACAACGCATTGTGGCGTTGATGGGCAATCATTTTTCGAACCGTCTGATCCCGCTTACCGAAACCACACCGGAGGTTGAAATCAGGGGACTGCTTGGCAAACCCGAATTTTCGCGCAAAACCCGGGGCGAGCAGTTTTTCTTCGTAAACAAGCGCTTTATCCGCAATCCTTATTTGCACCATGCCGTTGACACCGCTTATAAAGAATTAATCCCCGATGATTCGCACCCGGTTTACTTTATCTATCTCGAGGTTGACCCAACAACGATTGACATTAACATTCATCCTACAAAAACCGAAGTTAATTTCCAGCATAACCAGGTGATTTATGCAACATTGAAGGCAGCGGTCAAAAAAGCACTAGGCAAGTTCAGCCTTGCGCCAGCACTGGATTTCGACAGGGAACAAAGCATCAATATCCCGACAATGCCGCCTGATTATATTCCCAGGCAACCACAGATAAAACTCGATCCCGATTATAGCCCATTCAGGCAGGGCAACGCTACTCAGCAGCAACCTTCCAGGAAACCGGTGGATGAGCACTGGCAGCAATTGTATAAAATCGAGCAGCCATCACAGTCGGCGTTATTATTACGAACCGAACAGGATCTTACTGAAACCGGGCAGGAAGAGGCCGCCCTCGTTCCCGAAAACAGTCAACTGATGCAGGTAAACGGCAGGTACATCCTGGCAAGGGTCAGATCAGGACTGATGATCATTGACCAGCATTACGCGCACCAACGGATATTGTATGATAAGTTGATGGAAAGCCTTTCGGGTAATAATCCCGGATCGCAACAAAATATGTTTCCTCAAACCGTTAATTTCATCCCGGCCAATGCAGACATCCTGCGCGAGATCTATCCACAGTTGCGGATGCTGGGTTTTGTGATCGAACCACTAGGCATCAGTACCTTTGTTGTCAGCGGCATGCCAGCTGATATGGATAATAACAATCCGGGTGAACTTTTAGAGAAGATAATTGATAATTATAAGAGAAATCTTGTTGATCTGAAAAGTGATAAAAAAACCAGTCTTGCCCGTTCCATGGCCAGGCAACTCGCCATCAAACCCGGGAAAGCCCTTGGAAACGAAGAAATGTTTAATATTGTAAATGAATTGTTTGCAAGCAAGGCCCCCGAAACAGCACCTGATGGCAGTCCAACCCTGCGCATTCTTACAATTGCCGAAATCGGAAAGTTGTTCAGGGAATGA
- the secDF gene encoding protein translocase subunit SecDF has translation MQSKGAIKFFAIAFALVCLYQLSFTFISTRVESKARTYAHHEDNRQLAAKLADNDKVLEAYYYDSIAKSRERYYLDSMSNQVVYNIGIRKYTFQETKERELNLGLDLKGGMNVTLEISVVDIIRSLSGNSNNPVFVQAIEMAVEEEKTSQKELITLFAESFTTIDPNASLAAIFINAPEFKDRIRFNSTNAEVISLISDEIDDAIDRSFNILRTRIDRFGVAQPNIQLLPASGRILVELPGIKEPERVRKLLQGTAQLEFWETYQFNEIANYFTEANTRLLAIQERESIQSDDLTQPEEPVTPDQPVVEETETTEPTAEGDQSLDDLLATDTTLTDSAADRSREEWARENPLFNYLQPNFFQGNDGMVYPSEGSSIGFAAIKDTARVNRMLRSVNEVFPRNLKMAWNVKPAKHTPDVLELVALKVTSRDGLAPLTGEVIIDARQEYGQLGQVEVSMTMNAEGARTWRRLTGDNIGRQIAIVLDGYVYSAPRVNDEIPTGRSSISGEFDIQEGQDLANILKSGKMPAPARIVQEEIVGPSLGREAISASLLSFLIAFILVLAYMIFYYNKAGLVADLALLANIFFILGVLASLGAVLTLPGIAGIVLTIGMAVDANVIIFERVREELRAGKGLKLAITDGYKNAYSAIIDGNVTTLLTGIVLYIFGSGPVQGFATTLIIGICSSLFTSIFLTRLIFNWQLEKNRKITFDNNFTRELFTNTKFDFLHFRKYSYIISASVIVIGLASLTFKGLNYGVDFTGGRTYVVRFDQNVSTVDVRAALAGELGTAPEVKTFGPSNQVKITTKYMIDIDTPEADSIVESGIYKGVAGFYQDPLSFDDFTSDDDEKILGRLSSQKIGPTVARDIKQAAIIAVSFALLIIFAYIAFRFKRWQYGVGAVAGLFHDSLIVISLYSIFYGILPFSLEVDQAFIAAILTIIGYSVNNTVVIFDRIRENVSLHLKRPLHQNINDAINSTLGRTVNTAGTTIVVLITIFIFGGEVIRGFAFALLAGIMVGTYSSWFTATPIAYDLITRRKPEQTIAKK, from the coding sequence ATGCAAAGTAAAGGAGCCATTAAGTTTTTCGCCATCGCTTTCGCCTTGGTATGTCTTTACCAGTTGTCGTTCACCTTTATATCTACGCGAGTTGAGAGTAAAGCACGAACCTACGCCCATCATGAAGATAACCGCCAGCTTGCTGCAAAGCTCGCCGACAATGACAAGGTACTGGAAGCATATTACTATGATTCGATAGCGAAATCGCGCGAAAGGTATTACCTTGATTCAATGAGCAATCAGGTTGTATATAATATTGGAATAAGGAAATACACTTTCCAGGAAACAAAGGAACGTGAACTCAATCTCGGCCTTGACCTTAAGGGAGGGATGAACGTAACACTCGAAATTTCAGTTGTTGATATTATCAGGTCACTCTCCGGAAACAGCAACAATCCTGTCTTCGTACAGGCAATCGAAATGGCTGTTGAAGAGGAAAAAACTAGTCAGAAAGAACTCATTACCCTTTTTGCTGAATCATTTACGACGATTGATCCCAACGCCAGTCTTGCAGCTATCTTCATCAATGCTCCTGAGTTTAAGGATCGCATCCGTTTCAATTCTACCAATGCTGAGGTTATTTCACTCATAAGCGATGAAATTGACGATGCTATTGACCGTTCTTTCAATATTCTCCGTACACGTATTGACCGTTTTGGAGTCGCACAGCCCAATATTCAATTGTTGCCGGCTTCCGGAAGAATTTTGGTAGAACTCCCTGGTATAAAGGAACCGGAACGTGTGAGGAAACTTTTGCAGGGAACTGCTCAGCTCGAATTCTGGGAAACCTACCAGTTTAATGAAATTGCCAATTATTTTACCGAAGCCAATACCCGTCTGCTTGCAATTCAGGAACGTGAATCTATTCAAAGCGACGACCTTACACAGCCGGAAGAACCCGTTACTCCTGATCAGCCTGTTGTGGAAGAAACTGAAACCACAGAACCAACTGCCGAAGGCGATCAATCACTTGATGATTTGCTGGCAACCGATACAACCTTAACTGATTCGGCAGCGGATCGCAGCCGCGAAGAATGGGCCAGGGAAAATCCATTGTTTAACTACCTTCAGCCTAATTTTTTCCAGGGTAACGACGGCATGGTTTACCCCAGCGAAGGTTCCTCAATCGGATTTGCCGCTATCAAAGATACTGCAAGGGTAAACCGTATGCTCAGGAGCGTGAATGAGGTTTTCCCACGCAACCTGAAAATGGCCTGGAATGTAAAGCCAGCTAAACATACACCCGATGTACTTGAGCTTGTTGCTCTGAAGGTAACATCGCGTGATGGCCTTGCCCCGCTCACCGGAGAAGTAATCATTGACGCCCGCCAGGAATACGGCCAGTTAGGACAGGTTGAAGTAAGCATGACCATGAATGCCGAAGGCGCTCGCACATGGAGAAGATTGACAGGTGATAATATTGGCCGGCAGATTGCTATTGTGCTCGATGGTTATGTTTACTCTGCTCCCCGTGTCAACGATGAAATCCCAACCGGCCGTTCATCAATCTCCGGCGAGTTCGACATCCAGGAAGGCCAGGACCTTGCAAACATTCTTAAATCTGGTAAGATGCCTGCACCGGCACGTATCGTTCAGGAAGAAATTGTTGGTCCATCGCTGGGCCGCGAAGCAATTTCTGCCAGTTTGCTTTCATTCCTCATTGCTTTTATCCTTGTGCTTGCTTATATGATCTTCTATTATAACAAGGCAGGATTAGTTGCCGACCTTGCGCTGCTTGCAAATATATTCTTCATTCTGGGAGTTCTTGCCTCGCTGGGGGCCGTTTTAACACTTCCCGGCATCGCAGGTATTGTGCTCACTATCGGTATGGCTGTTGATGCCAACGTAATTATCTTTGAAAGGGTACGCGAAGAACTAAGAGCCGGTAAAGGCCTAAAGCTTGCCATTACCGACGGGTACAAAAATGCTTATTCCGCCATTATTGACGGTAACGTAACTACCTTGCTAACAGGTATTGTGTTATATATTTTCGGAAGCGGCCCCGTACAAGGTTTTGCAACAACCCTTATTATTGGTATCTGTTCCTCTTTGTTCACTTCAATCTTTCTAACGCGTTTGATATTCAATTGGCAACTTGAAAAAAACCGGAAGATTACTTTTGATAACAATTTTACCCGGGAACTTTTTACCAACACCAAATTCGACTTCTTGCACTTCCGCAAATATTCCTATATTATTTCGGCGAGTGTCATCGTGATCGGACTTGCCTCCCTGACTTTCAAAGGCCTGAATTATGGTGTCGATTTCACTGGCGGGCGTACATACGTTGTTCGTTTCGATCAAAATGTAAGTACCGTTGATGTACGTGCAGCTTTGGCTGGCGAACTTGGCACAGCGCCTGAAGTAAAAACATTCGGCCCTTCAAATCAGGTGAAAATTACAACAAAATACATGATTGACATTGACACACCGGAAGCAGACTCCATTGTTGAGTCTGGTATTTACAAAGGTGTTGCCGGGTTCTACCAGGATCCATTATCTTTTGACGATTTTACTTCCGATGATGATGAGAAAATCCTTGGCCGTTTGAGTTCGCAAAAAATTGGTCCCACCGTAGCCCGTGATATCAAACAAGCAGCTATTATTGCGGTATCTTTTGCCCTGTTAATCATCTTCGCATACATTGCCTTCAGGTTTAAACGCTGGCAATATGGTGTTGGCGCTGTTGCCGGATTGTTCCATGACTCCCTGATCGTGATATCGCTCTACTCTATTTTCTATGGGATATTGCCTTTCAGCCTTGAGGTTGACCAGGCATTTATTGCTGCAATTCTCACCATCATAGGGTACTCGGTGAATAACACCGTTGTTATCTTTGACCGTATTCGTGAAAACGTCTCCCTGCACTTAAAACGTCCATTGCATCAAAACATCAATGATGCAATCAATAGTACCCTCGGAAGAACGGTGAATACCGCAGGAACAACCATTGTTGTACTTATAACGATCTTCATTTTTGGTGGAGAAGTCATCCGTGGCTTCGCATTTGCACTGCTGGCAGGTATAATGGTAGGAACCTATTCTTCATGGTTTACTGCAACGCCAATTGCTTATGATTTGATCACGCGCCGCAAACCAGAGCAAACCATTGCAAAAAAATAA
- a CDS encoding phosphoribosylformylglycinamidine cyclo-ligase, translated as MSGQSRYQQRGVSASKEDVHKAIQLTDRGLFPKAFCKIIPDYLGGDSDYCNIMHADGAGTKSSLAYLYWKETGDLSVWKGIAQDAIVMNLDDLLCVGVCDNMLISSTIGRNKHLIPGEVITALIQGTEDFLAQMRELGIGIWSTGGETADVGDLVRTIIVDSTITARVRRSEIISNDSIQPGDVIIGLASFGKASYETEYNGGIGSNGLTSARHDLLNNIYASLYPESFDPQVPAQLVYSGKLKLESETGIPDINAGKLLLSPTRTYAPVIREVLKQFRAQIHGMVHCSGGAQTKVLHFIEKLHVIKDNLFPVPPLFSMIQEQSGTSWQEMYQVFNMGHRMEIYVSPAIADDLVAISENFGVEARIIGRCEAAESKKLTIRSLAGTFVY; from the coding sequence ATGAGTGGTCAATCGCGTTACCAGCAACGGGGTGTTTCGGCTTCGAAAGAAGATGTGCACAAGGCCATTCAACTTACAGACCGCGGTTTATTTCCAAAGGCATTCTGCAAGATAATCCCTGATTATCTGGGCGGCGATTCTGATTATTGTAATATCATGCATGCCGATGGAGCCGGCACAAAATCCTCGCTTGCCTATCTTTACTGGAAAGAAACCGGGGATCTCAGTGTCTGGAAAGGGATCGCACAGGATGCCATAGTCATGAACCTTGACGATCTGCTTTGCGTGGGAGTTTGTGACAATATGCTGATTTCATCCACTATTGGAAGAAACAAGCACCTGATTCCCGGCGAAGTGATCACTGCCCTCATACAAGGTACGGAAGATTTTCTTGCGCAAATGAGGGAACTGGGCATTGGCATCTGGTCAACAGGTGGAGAAACTGCCGATGTTGGCGACCTGGTTCGCACCATCATTGTTGACTCTACCATCACCGCGCGGGTACGCCGCAGCGAAATTATCTCCAACGACTCTATCCAACCCGGCGATGTAATCATTGGCCTGGCATCTTTTGGCAAGGCCAGTTACGAAACAGAATACAATGGCGGGATTGGCAGCAACGGGCTTACTTCTGCCCGCCATGATCTTCTCAATAACATCTACGCCAGTCTTTATCCTGAGTCATTTGATCCGCAGGTTCCTGCCCAATTGGTTTATTCCGGCAAACTGAAACTTGAAAGCGAAACCGGGATTCCAGACATCAATGCCGGAAAATTGCTACTCTCCCCTACCCGCACCTATGCGCCGGTAATCCGTGAGGTGTTGAAGCAGTTCAGGGCTCAAATCCATGGTATGGTGCATTGCAGTGGCGGAGCACAAACCAAGGTGCTTCATTTTATTGAGAAGCTGCATGTGATCAAAGACAATCTTTTTCCTGTTCCTCCCCTTTTCAGTATGATCCAGGAACAATCGGGCACAAGCTGGCAGGAAATGTACCAGGTTTTCAACATGGGTCACCGCATGGAAATTTACGTCTCACCCGCAATTGCAGATGATCTTGTTGCCATTTCTGAAAATTTTGGCGTTGAAGCCAGGATTATCGGGCGCTGCGAAGCTGCTGAATCAAAAAAGCTTACTATACGATCCCTGGCAGGAACTTTTGTTTATTGA
- a CDS encoding OmpA family protein: MKLIKGLIFLLILIFSVPEQGIAQRRYNRRMAAAEKAFDNYQFNNALNRYKKAYSRTRDKDNRNYIIFKMGEAYRFMNETRRAEVNYRRLVRVNYEKREPIVLLRYGDVLRINEKYDLAEEAYLAYIELEPEDPRGTVGLESVQLARDWLDNPTKYEITNERRINTREDDFAPDYADRNFNSIIFASNRDGVAGKGKDDWTDMNYSDMFYARRDPKGDWGTPVLVDNNEMVNTGSHEGVATFTQRFTNLYFTRCYSQKSEEERGAGCQIYRAAREGNSFSEPVKLELGGDSTHVVGHPTFSSDELTIIFSADFEGGVGGKDLWFAKRASATDEFAPAQNLGELINTLGDEMFPFLRDDTILYFSSTGHPGIGGLDIFKSSMVDGQWQKPVNMQFPVNSPGDDFGITFKPGEEVGFFSSNRRGGRGGDDIYSFIKPPLVFTLQGVVKNEANLQFVPGATISMVGTNVTSVEGRTDAKGFYSFAPSQIKPNTTYELTVDHEGFFIKKGAYTTVDVFANRDFVVDFMLEPIPDKAIPLPEIRYELAKWDLLPQYQDSLQGLIQILDQNPTIVVELAAHTDSRNTFEYNDILSQRRAESVVNYLIERGIAADRMMARGYGKRVPRNLENDITLDGFTFTAGTLLDDPYIESLPTTAHREAAHQLNRRTEFRVLSRDYVPRTTPRKPGEVIQVVVNPDENVVQYRSGENEEIYVPCILNGYNLIFTLDTYERNMLQVSLEQALKLLTDGAINRNDFEGDAQKILGAGTIANQAVFNIRELRVGDKIVNDLKATVSHRQIEPLAIGENVLNQFGTYSINKEKNQIIFK, from the coding sequence ATGAAGCTAATCAAAGGTCTGATCTTCCTCCTGATCCTGATTTTTTCCGTTCCTGAACAAGGCATTGCCCAAAGGCGCTATAACCGACGTATGGCAGCTGCTGAAAAAGCATTTGATAACTATCAATTCAACAATGCTCTTAACCGCTACAAAAAGGCTTACTCGCGCACCCGTGATAAGGACAACAGAAACTACATCATCTTCAAGATGGGTGAGGCTTATCGCTTCATGAATGAAACACGGCGTGCTGAAGTCAATTACCGCAGATTGGTCCGCGTCAATTATGAAAAGCGCGAACCCATTGTACTCCTGCGCTATGGCGATGTGTTGCGGATCAACGAAAAATATGACCTTGCCGAAGAAGCCTACCTGGCATATATTGAACTCGAACCAGAAGATCCACGCGGAACGGTAGGTCTTGAATCTGTTCAGCTTGCACGCGACTGGCTCGATAACCCGACCAAGTACGAAATTACCAACGAGCGCCGCATCAACACGAGGGAAGATGATTTTGCCCCCGATTATGCCGACCGTAATTTTAATTCAATCATTTTTGCCTCGAACCGCGACGGTGTTGCCGGCAAAGGCAAGGATGACTGGACTGACATGAATTATTCCGATATGTTCTATGCACGGCGCGATCCCAAAGGTGATTGGGGTACTCCGGTGCTTGTTGATAATAACGAAATGGTTAATACCGGTTCGCACGAAGGCGTTGCTACCTTTACACAACGCTTTACAAACCTATATTTTACACGTTGTTACAGCCAGAAGAGTGAAGAAGAGCGTGGCGCCGGGTGCCAGATATACAGAGCGGCACGCGAAGGAAATTCATTTAGCGAACCCGTAAAACTTGAGCTTGGCGGCGACAGCACCCATGTTGTAGGCCATCCAACCTTTAGTTCCGATGAACTTACCATCATTTTCAGCGCCGACTTTGAAGGAGGCGTTGGCGGCAAGGACCTATGGTTTGCAAAACGTGCTTCAGCAACCGATGAATTTGCTCCTGCGCAAAATCTCGGCGAACTCATCAATACCCTTGGTGACGAAATGTTTCCATTTCTTCGCGATGATACTATCTTGTATTTCAGTTCCACTGGACATCCGGGAATAGGCGGACTCGATATTTTTAAATCTTCGATGGTTGACGGCCAATGGCAGAAACCTGTGAACATGCAGTTTCCTGTCAATTCGCCGGGCGATGATTTTGGAATTACTTTCAAACCCGGCGAAGAAGTTGGATTTTTCAGCTCTAATCGTCGTGGTGGCCGTGGCGGCGACGATATTTATTCATTTATTAAACCGCCGCTCGTATTCACTTTGCAGGGTGTTGTAAAGAATGAAGCAAACCTGCAGTTTGTGCCCGGTGCAACCATCAGTATGGTTGGAACCAATGTAACATCTGTTGAGGGCCGTACCGATGCAAAAGGTTTCTATAGCTTCGCGCCATCGCAGATAAAGCCAAATACAACCTACGAACTCACAGTAGACCATGAAGGCTTCTTTATTAAAAAAGGAGCTTATACTACAGTTGATGTTTTTGCGAACCGTGATTTCGTAGTTGATTTTATGCTCGAACCAATTCCCGATAAAGCCATTCCTTTGCCCGAAATCCGTTATGAACTGGCCAAATGGGACCTACTGCCACAATACCAGGATTCGCTGCAGGGCCTGATCCAGATCCTGGATCAGAACCCAACCATCGTAGTTGAACTTGCCGCGCACACCGATTCGCGCAACACCTTCGAGTACAACGATATTCTTTCACAACGACGTGCAGAATCCGTTGTGAATTATCTTATTGAACGAGGTATTGCCGCCGACAGGATGATGGCCCGTGGTTATGGCAAACGCGTTCCAAGAAACCTTGAAAATGATATAACCCTTGATGGCTTCACCTTCACGGCAGGAACCTTGCTCGATGATCCTTACATTGAATCTCTGCCTACCACTGCTCACCGCGAAGCGGCACACCAGTTGAACCGGAGAACTGAGTTTCGCGTGCTGAGTCGCGATTATGTGCCCAGAACCACACCTAGAAAACCCGGAGAAGTCATCCAGGTAGTTGTGAACCCTGATGAAAACGTGGTGCAATACCGAAGCGGTGAAAATGAAGAGATTTATGTGCCTTGCATCCTCAATGGCTATAACCTAATTTTCACACTTGATACTTATGAACGTAACATGCTGCAGGTATCGCTGGAGCAAGCATTGAAACTGCTTACCGATGGCGCCATCAACCGCAATGATTTTGAAGGTGATGCCCAAAAAATCCTTGGCGCAGGAACCATTGCCAACCAGGCTGTATTTAACATTCGTGAATTGCGTGTGGGTGATAAGATTGTTAACGATTTAAAGGCTACCGTTAGCCACCGCCAAATCGAACCCCTGGCCATAGGCGAAAACGTGCTCAATCAGTTTGGTACATACAGCATCAATAAAGAAAAAAATCAGATTATCTTTAAATAA
- a CDS encoding rhomboid family intramembrane serine protease, translating to MYQQTSFLDRLRSFFGSSSALPKLILINVIIWILIRFLGVFAFLFSSPGTDSSAALFSFVTQWLAVPADLGLLLLKPWTPFTYMFLHIDFLHLLFNMLWLFWFGQIFLQYLNNRQLVFTYIAGGIAGALLFILFYNIFPAFESALPAALALGASASVLAIVVAIAFYVPNYTIYLLLIGPVKIKYVALFTIVIDFFMIRSGNAGGHIAHLGGAALGFLYISLLSKGTDLSAPFIIKKFGGIFGSFHTQKKKPFRNVYTSDKPLTDDEYNYQKVANQKKIDSILEKIKRSGYDSLSKEEKELLFSSSRK from the coding sequence ATGTACCAGCAAACCTCATTTCTTGACCGGCTCAGGTCATTTTTTGGAAGCAGTTCGGCATTGCCCAAATTGATCCTGATCAATGTGATTATCTGGATATTAATCAGATTTTTAGGTGTATTTGCTTTTCTGTTCTCAAGCCCGGGAACCGATTCATCAGCGGCGCTTTTCAGTTTTGTGACCCAATGGCTGGCCGTTCCCGCTGATTTGGGTTTGTTGCTGCTTAAGCCATGGACACCTTTTACATACATGTTCCTTCACATTGACTTTTTGCATTTGCTGTTCAATATGCTCTGGCTTTTTTGGTTCGGGCAGATATTTTTACAATACCTTAATAACCGGCAGTTGGTTTTCACATACATAGCCGGCGGCATTGCAGGCGCTCTTTTGTTTATTCTGTTTTATAATATTTTCCCGGCATTTGAGTCGGCTTTGCCTGCTGCACTTGCATTGGGTGCTTCGGCATCGGTGCTGGCCATTGTGGTTGCTATTGCATTTTATGTGCCCAACTACACCATTTACCTGTTGCTGATAGGCCCCGTAAAAATTAAGTACGTGGCATTATTCACCATCGTCATTGATTTTTTTATGATTCGTTCAGGAAATGCCGGTGGTCATATTGCACATCTTGGCGGTGCTGCATTAGGGTTTCTTTATATTAGTTTATTGAGTAAAGGCACGGATTTGTCAGCACCTTTCATCATTAAAAAGTTTGGTGGTATTTTCGGTTCATTTCATACCCAAAAGAAAAAACCTTTCAGGAATGTTTATACCAGCGACAAGCCTCTTACTGACGATGAATATAATTATCAGAAAGTTGCGAACCAGAAAAAGATTGACAGCATCCTTGAGAAAATCAAACGTTCGGGTTACGATAGTTTATCCAAGGAGGAAAAAGAACTGCTATTTAGCAGCAGCAGGAAGTAG